Proteins found in one Thunnus maccoyii chromosome 5, fThuMac1.1, whole genome shotgun sequence genomic segment:
- the srpk2 gene encoding SRSF protein kinase 2 has protein sequence MSSRKVMAIQARKRRPKGKKDKTGHHRRPETQQKAPVSAPPPPPPPPPPPEPAGPPEPEEEILGSDDEEQEDPADYCKGGYHPVKIGDLFNGRYHVIRKLGWGHFSTVWLCWDIQVKNFVAMKVVKSAQHYTETALDEIKLLRCVRESDPIDPNKDMVVQLIDDFKISGVNGIHVCMVFEVLGHHLLKWIIKSNYQGLPLPCVKSIIKQVLQGLDYLHTKCKIIHTDIKPENILMCVDDAFVRRMAMEATEWQKAGAPPPSGSAVSTAPQLKPVSTTDVGKISKNKKKKLKKKQKRQAELLERRMLEIEALEREAEKREERAKEGGEKGAHEHNLPSPLQPPPPPPGPIMALGESDEDDEDEEDGEDEEEEGGERERPIRLTNHTCAAHPEEQSEAPHTDDDPDEEVEDEERTPVAEKDASIPPTTEEGNGDPTQAEVEEEEEEEEDEEEEEGLKGTEEKVEEEEEEEEEEEKETEKEKNDTEEPKSENKTEEEAVVEEEDDEEEEEGEDEDEEEEDEDKDTTTELLTDTTSPIKSHINKTNLAKTNGHVLLGSEGLKPNPGMPPPPSPTPEPLHCPLVESELSYTDRDNSISSGYEMYNGEVNEPGLTNGSSERYRATMPLFPDLPLDPEPGNPIPVGTVDIGAGPSPNSPAADRSRTVSSSSTGDTPKVRARAADLLINPLDPRNAESIRVKIADLGNACWVHKHFTEDIQTRQYRSIEVLIGAGYSTPADIWSTACMAFELATGDYLFEPHSGEDYSRDEDHIAHIIELLGCIPRHFALSGKYSREFFNRRDHIALIMELLGKVPRKVFAAGKYSREFFSKKGELRHITKLKPWSLFDVLVEKYGWSHEDAGHFTHFLLPMLEMVPEKRASAGDCLNHPWLNS, from the exons gCCTGAGACCCAGCAGAAAGCCCCGGTGAGCGCCCCTCCTCCCCCGccaccccctccacctccccctgaGCCGGCAGGGCCCCCAGAGCCGGAGGAGGAGATCCTGGGCTCCGACgatgaggagcaggaggacCCTGCAGACTACTGCAAAG GAGGGTACCATCCGGTGAAGATCGGGGATTTGTTCAACGGGAGGTACCATGTGATCAGGAAGTTGGGGTGGGGCCATTTCTCCACCGTATGGCTGTGCTGGGACATACA AGTGAAGAACTTTGTGGCGATGAAGGTGGTGAAGAGCGCCCAGCATTACACAGAAACAGCCCTGGATGAGATCAAACTGCTGCGATGT GTGAGAGAGAGCGACCCCATCGACCCCAACAAGGACATGGTGGTTCAGCTGATAGACGACTTCAAGATCTCTGGAGTCAATGGCATAC ATGTGTGTATGGTGTTTGAGGTGCTGGGTCACCACCTGCTGAAGTGGATTATTAAATCCAACTACCAAGGTCTCCCACTTCCGTGCGTCAAAAGCATTATAAAACAG GTCCTGCAGGGTCTGGACTACCTCCACACTaaatgtaaaatcatccacacagACATCAAGCCAGAGAACATCCTGATGTGTGTAGATGATGCATTTGTTAGGCGCATGGCCATGGAGGCAACTGAATGGCAGAAAGCTGGAGCCCCCCCACCGTCTGGATCAGCAG ttagCACAGCCCCCCAGCTCAAACCGGTGAGTACAACAGAT gtGGGGAAGATCTCcaagaataagaagaagaagctgaagaagaaacagaagcgGCAGGCTGAGCTGCTGGAGAGGCGGATGCTTGAGATCGAGGCTCTGGAGAGAGAAGCtgagaagagggaggagagagccaaagaaggaggagagaaaggggcACACGAACACAACCTGCCTTCACCGCTGCAGCCACCGCCACCGCCACCAGGCCCCATCATGGCCCTGGGGGAGAGCGATGAGGACGATGAGGACGAGGAGGACGgggaagacgaggaggaggaaggaggagagagggagaggcccATCAGGTTGACCAATCATACAT GCGCAGCGCATCCCGAGGAGCAGAGTGAGGCACCCCACACTGACGATGACCCTgatgaggaggtggaggatgaGGAGCGTACACCCGTTGCTGAAAAAGATGCCTCCATCCCCCCCACCACTGAGGAAGGTAATGGAGATCCAACGCAAGCAGaggtagaggaagaggaggaggaggaggaggatgaggaggaggaggagggattgAAAGGT acggaggagaaagtagaggaggaggaggaggaagaagaagaggaggagaaagagactgaaaaagagaaaaatgacacagaGGAGCCAAAGagtgagaacaaaacagaggaggaggcagtggtg gaggaggaggatgatgaggaggaagaggagggcgaggatgaggatgaggaagaggaagacgagGACAAGGACACGACGACTGAACTCCTCACGGACACCACCTCCCCCATAAAATCCCACATCAACAAAACCAATTTGGCCAAAACCAACGGCCATGTTTTGTTGGGGTCTGAGGGACTGAAACCCAACCCTGGCATGcctccacccccctcccccacccctgAGCCTCTCCACTGCCCCCTGGTGGAGTCCGAGCTCAGCTACACGGACAGGGACAACTCTATCAGCTCTGGTTATGAGATGTATAACGGCGAGGTGAACGAGCCGGGGTTGACCAACGGCTCCAGCGAGCGCTATCGGGCCACAATGCCTCTCTTCCCTGATTTGCCCCTGGATCCTGAGCCTGGAAACCCCATACCGGTTGGGACGGTGGACATCGGAGCAGGACCGTCACCCAACAGCCCCGCAGCTGACCGCAGTCGCACTGTGTCATCCTCAAGCACAGGAGACACACCCAAAG TCCGGGCCAGAGCTGCAGACCTCCTGATCAACCCACTAGACCCGCGCAATGCTGAGTCTATTCGAGTCAAAATTGCCGATCTCGGAAACGCCTGCTGGGTG CACAAGCACTTTACAGAGGACATCCAGACAAGACAGTATCGTTCCATTGAAGTCCTGATAGGAGCCGGTTACAGCACTCCTGCTGACATCTGGAGTACTGCCTGCATG GCGTTTGAGCTGGCCACTGGAGATTACCTGTTTGAGCCCCACTCTGGAGAGGACTATTCCCGTGATGAGG ACCACATAGCCCACATCATAGAGCTGCTGGGCTGTATTCCAAGGCACTTTGCGCTCTCCGGAAAATATTCCCGGGAGTTCTTCAACAGAAGAG ACCACATCGCTCTGATCATGGAGCTCCTTGGGAAGGTCCCACGCAAAGTGTTCGCTGCCGGGAAGTACAGCCGAGAGTTTTTCTCCAAGAAAG GTGAGCTGAGGCACATCACCAAGCTGAAGCCGTGGTCCCTGTTTGACGTGCTGGTGGAGAAGTACGGCTGGTCACATGAGGATGCCGGTCACTTCACTCACTTTCTTCTGCCCATGCTGGAGATGGTTCCCGAGAAGAGGGCCTCGGCCGGCGATTGCCTCAACCACCCCTGGCTCAACTCGTAG